DNA sequence from the Alteribacter lacisalsi genome:
GTTTTCCCCTACGTAGGAAGCGTAAATTTTATCAATCTGTTTGTTTTCCAGAAGAAGGCCGAGACCCCAGTCATCGACACCGCAGTTGTTGGAAATGATCGTCAGGTTTCTTACACCTGTCTCACGCAGCGCTTTGATCAGGTTTTCGGGGATGCCGCAAAGACCGAATCCTCCGACCATGATCGTAGCGCCATCTTTAATTTCACTCACTGCTTCTTCAAAAGATGAATAAATCTGTTTCACTGCTTTCCCCTCCTTCAAACTTTTTGGTTGGATTATTTGTTGATTACCGCTCGTTGCGCTCCATTCGGGCGGTTAGGCTTTAAACCGGATAGACTGGATGTTTACGGTCGGTAAACACCTGGTTTTTTGACCGGTAAAGATCAAGACGCTCTTCGAGTTCTTTTCGGAGATGATTTGCCGGGACTACTTCATCGACAATCAGCTCTGATGCCAAACGGTAAATATCGATGTTTTCCTGATACTCTTTCCGCTTTTCCTGAATGAATGCTGCCCGTTCTTCCGGCGGCAGTTCACTAATTTTATTTGCATAAACGGCGTTCACCGCAGCTTCAGGTCCCATAACGGCTATCTGGGCAGTCGGCAGGGCAATACAGCAGTCCGGTTCAAAGGCAGGGCCTGCCATGGCATAAAGGCCTGCTCCGTATGCTTTTCGCACGACAACGCTGATCTTCGGCACGGTTGCCTCCGACATGGCTGAGATCATTTTTGCACCGTGGCGAATGATCCCTGCTTTTTCCACCTTTGTGCCAATCATAAAGCCCGGTACATCAGCAAGGAAAATGAGCGGAATATGGTACGCGTCACAAAGCGTGATGAAACGGGCTGCTTTATCGGCTGAATCATGGAACAGTACTCCGCCCTTCTGACGGGGCTGATTCGCCACAAGACCGACAGGCTCACCGTTGATGCGGGCAAAACCAGTAATCAGTTCCTTTGCAAACAGGGCTTTCATTTCAAAGAAGCTTCCCTCATCAGTAATACGTGCAATGAGTTCCTGCATATCAAATGGAGCGTTCTGGTTTTTCGGGACGATCTCTTCGAGTGACTTTTCAAAGTCAGGAACCGGAACGGCTTCCATCGGTTTGGTTTTCTGCTTGTAATTGCTCGGGAAATAGGACAGGTACTGCTTCGCTTTTTCGATCGCTTCTTCTTCGGAGGCGACAAGTATGTCCCCGCATCCGGAAGTGGAGCAGTGCATTTTGGCTCCGCCCATTTCCTCCAGCGATACTTTTTCTCCAATAACCATTTCAGCCATCCGCGGAGAACCGAGGTACATAGAGGCGTTGCCATCTACCATCATGACCACGTCACAGAAAGCCGGGATATAAGCTCCGCCTGCTGCTGAAGGTCCGAAAAGGAGACAGATCTGCGGTACTTTCCCGCTCAGTTTCACCTGGTTGTAAAAGATTTTCCCAGCTCCGCGCCGGTTTGGAAACATCTCAATCTGGTCCGTAATTCTGGCGCCTGCAGAGTCTACGAGATACAGAAGAGGCACTTCAAGTTTTTCGGCTGTCTCTTGAATTCGAATGATTTTCTCGACCGTGCGAGCTCCCCATGAGCCGGCTTTTACCGTCGAATCATTTGCCATAACACAAACTGTCTGACCGTTAATTTTTCCAGTTGCAGTAACAACACCATCTGCCGGAAGACCTTCGTTTTCGGAATTTGCAAACAGGCCGTCCTCTGCCCACGAACCTTCATCAAAAAGCATTTTGAGACGGTCCCGTACGAACATTTTGCCTTTTTCAGCATTCTTCTGATGATATTTTTCGCCGCCTCCGCGGTAAATCTGCTCTACTTTTTCCTGCCACTGCGCTTCATTACTCATAGCTGGCTCCTTTCACAAACCACAAAAGTTATTTTCCGGTATATTCAGGCTTGCGTTTTTCCTTAAATGCCTCAAGACCTTCAAGTCGGTCCCGTGTCGGGATCGTCACTTCGTACGCTTTTGCCTCAATGGCAATCCCGGTAGTGAGATCTGTCTGTACGCCCTGATTAATCGCATATTTTGCCTGCTTAAGTGCGACAGGACCGTTTGAAACCATTTTATCTGTAAGGGCTTCAACCTCTACTGTTAGGGAATCCTTGTCACACACTGCCGTGACAAGGCCCCAGTCCAGCGCCTTTTCTGCATCAATTTTCTTTCCGGTAAAGATCATTTCCTTTGCCCGGGCAGGACCAATTTCTCTGGGCAGGCGCTGCGTTCCGCCGGCACCTGGAATGATGGCCAGTGTCGTTTCTGTTAAAGCAAATGTTGTTTCTTTCGTGCAAAGTCTGATGTCACATGCAAGCGCAAGTTCGAATCCGCCGCCAAAAGCCGGGCCATTCAGAGCACATACAGTTGGGACCGGAAAAGCTGCAACAGCGTCTATCGTTTCACGGATCCGCTTTACCGCAAACGGAACCTCCTCCACCGGAAGTTCCCGCCGCTCTTTCAGGTCAGCACCTGCACTGAACACTTTTTCTCCTGCACCGGTAATGACCAGGGCGCGTATATCCTGATCTATCGCAAGGGACTCAAGTGTGTCTGTTATTTCCTCAAGCACCTGTCTGGACAGGGCATTGGCTGCTTCAGGCCGGTCAATGGTCAGCCAGGCCGTATGATTTTTCACGTGTGTACGAATAAAATCCATAAAAGCCTCCATTCTGGGCAGGAATTAAGTTACTCCCCTGCCCGGATTACTTCCATATAATGACTGTCAAGCGGTTTTCCGAGAGCTTCTTCAATAAACCGCCCTGCCTGGGCAAGCCGGGAAAGATCTGCACCTGTCTGAATGCCCATCTCATGAAGCATATACACAAGATCATCAGTAGCTACATTACCGGATGCGCCTTTGGCATACGGACAGCCCCCAAGTCCACCAAGAGCCCCGTCGTATGTATGAATGCCTGCTTTCAGTCCCACGAGTGTGTTTGCCAGAGCCATACCTCTGGTGTTGTGAAAATGAAGGGCCAGATACTCAGGATTGATCCGGCTTGTCCAGTGATTCAGACTTGTTTCCACCTGAACAGGATTTCCCACCCCGATCGTGTCACCGAGGGAGACTTCATAAACACCCATTTCCAGAAGACGGTCTGTTATACGGAGTACTTCCTCACCGGAAACGTCCCCTTCGTAGGGGCAGCCGAACACGGTGCTCAGGTATCCCCTTACTTTTTTACCTGCACTTCTCGCTTCCCGCACAGTTTCTGACAATACAGGCAGTGTTTCATCAATTGTTTTATTTATATTTTTTTTACTGTGGGTGTCACTTGCAGACATGAAAACGGCAACTTCGTCAACGTCAGCCTCCATGGCTTTCTCGAGGCCTTTCATATTGGGTACGAGGGCGGCATACGTTACACCTGGTTTTCGCTTGATCTGCGTTGCCACCTCATAGCAGTCAGCAAGAGCTGGAATCCACTTCGGATTCACAAAAGACGTGATTTCAATATAGTTGAGACCGCTTTCAGAAAGCTCGTTGATCCACTCCACTTTTTTTTCTGTAGGTAAAAATGATTTTTCGTTCTGCAGTCCATCCCGGGGACCTACCTCTTTTATCAGAACGTGATCAGGATAAGCCATTCGCATGTCCTCCTGTAACGGTTTTAACGACAGGGACAAAAGGAGCCCTACTGTTTCGTAAAGAGCTCCCCCGCCGCTGCCGGAACTTATTTCAGTGTAAGAAGAACGTCGTCTTCATTCACAAAACTGCCTTCTTCAACTTTCAATTCTTCAACAACGCCGTCTTCTTCAGCAGTGATCGGAATCTCCATTTTCATGGATTCCAGAATGACGACCTCTTGCCCTGCTGTTATCTGATCTCCTGGTGCAACTTGTACTTTCCATACGTTTCCTGCCATCGATGTTTTAACTTCCTTCATGATTGTTCACTCCTGTGCTTAGACTTGTGAGCTTTTCTTCTCAATTACATACTTCTGTACGAACTGAGTCGTGGCGCTGCCTTCTTTAAATACCTGGTGCTTCAGTGTTTCTATAAGCATGGGGATGTTCGTTTTTATGCCTTCCACCTCGGCCTGCTCCAGGCAGGCGGACATTTTGTCTATCGCATCCTGTCTGGTGGTGCCCCGGGAAATGATTTTCGCCAGCATCGGATCATAATAAGGTGTCACCTGGACGCCTTCTTCCACTCCGGAGTCGTAGCGGATCCCGTCCATTTCCGGAAAGGACCAGCGCTTCAGTTTCCCTGGTGAAGGGAAAAACGTAACCGGATCCTCGGCATAAATACGGACTTCAACCGCATGCCCGTATGACATATTTCGCTCTTCAAGCTCGGAAATCCTCTTTTCCTCTGCAATTCGGATCTGCCATTCGACAAGATCAATACCGGTTACTTCCTCTGTGACCGGATGCTCCACCTGAAGGCGTGTATTCATTTCAAGGAAATAGATGTTTTCCTCTTCATCCACAAGAAATTCGATCGTACCGGCATTGGTGTAGCCGATGTTGCCTGCTGCTTTTTCGGCGTAGGCAAAAAGGGACTTTCTGGTGTCCTCGCTGAGTTTTGGTGCCGGTGCTTCTTCAATAATTTTCTGATTGCGCCGCTGAATCGAGCAGTCACGCTCCCCGAGACAGATCACGTTCCCATGATGATCGCCAAACACCTGGGCTTCGATATGACGAGGGTTTTCGATAAATTTCTCAACGTAAAGTTCAGCTGAACCGAAAAACGTCTCCGCTTTTTTAATGACGGATGGGAGAACTTTAACAAGCTCTTCTTTATGATCGACCCGCTGCATACCGATTCCGCCGCCGCCGGAAGCAGCTTTAATCATAACAGGATAGCCGATTTCAGCACACGCTCTGGCGACGGCTTTTTCTTCCTCTGATTCAAGAGTTTGACCCGGAACCACTGGAACCCCTGCCTTGATCATCGCTTCTCTTGCTGCAATTTTATTTCCCATCGTTTCCATAATGCTTTCTGCCGGGCCGATAAAGGTGATGCCGGCTTCTTTCACGCGCTTGCTGAATTCAGCGTTTTCGGAGAGAAAGCCATAGCCCGGGTGGATCGCATCAGCGCCGGTTTCTTTGGCGACCTCTAGGATTTTATCCATATTCAAATAGCTTTCTTTCACCCGTGAGGGACCGATCCACCGTGCCTCATCGGCCGCTCTTGTGTGGACAGCCTGCTCGTCGGCATCTGAAAATACGGCTACTGTCTGAATTCCCAGGCGTTCACACGTTCTGAAGATGCGTACGGCAATCTCGCCTCGGTTGGCTACGAGCAGTTTCTTAATCATCGAATCTCCTCCGTTTTCAATTCGTTTTTTTACGATGTCTTTTATTTCTGCAGGCAGGGGCTAACGTTATGCAGTACTGTGTGCGAAAAGTCTTTTTACAGGCTCAGTGCCCTTTGCTTCCCGAACGGAGCCCAGGGCACCTGGCCGGTCTGTCAGAAAGTATTCGGTTCCTTGTTTACGAGCGTCCTGCCTTTTGTTTTTCCCCGGATTCTGTACGCGGACAGCCGATTTCACGGGCAATGACGAGACGTTGGATTTCTGATGTTCCTTCGCCGATTTCCATCAGTTTGGCATCGCGGAGGAACCTTTCCACTTTGTACTCGCGCATATACCCGTATCCGCCGTGAATCTGGATCGCCTGGTTGCATGCACGGGTTGCTGCTTCAGAAGCAAACAGCTTTGCCATGGCAGATTCTTTTTTGAATGGCTTATTCTGATCCTTCAGCCAGGCTGCTTTATGAACCATGTTTCTCGCAAGTTCAAGTTCCATTGCCATGTCGCTCAGCTTAAATTGAATTGCCTGAAAGCTTCCGATTGCCTGACCGAACTGTTTACGTTCCTTCGAGTAGGAAAGTGCTGCTTCGTATGCTGCCTGCCCGATTCCTACAGCAAGTGCGGCAATCGAGATTCGTCCACCATCAAGTGTGTAAAGAAACTGACCGAATCCTTTATCCGGATCGCCGAGAATGTTCTCTTTTGGCACTTTGACATCCTCAAGGTGAATTTCACACGTATTGGAACCTCTAACACCGAACTTCTCGTAGTCGCTTCGAATTGTCACGCCCGGTGAATCAGTCGGCACGATAAATGCGGAAATTTTGTTTCTGCCGCGGTCGTCTTTTCCGTTTACAGCGGTAACAATAACGATGCGGGAATACTCTGTGTTTGTGATCCAGCATTTTTCGCCGTTAATGACGTAGTGGTCACCAACAAGTTCGGCACGGGTACGTGTTCCGCCGGCATCCGATCCTGCACTCGGCTCAGTAAGCCCAAATGCACCGAGTGTTTCCCCGGTTGTAATCGGAATGAGGTATTCCTGCTTCTGCTGCTCGGTTCCGAAATAGTAAAGCGGCGAGGCACCAAGCGATACTGCTGCCGCATAGCTTAGTCCTGTTCCACCACACGCTTTTCCGATTTCCTCAACTGCAAGAGCGTAGGAAATCGTGTCACCCCCGGACCCGCCGTACTTCTCTGGAAACGGAATACCGAGAAGGCCGAGCTCACCGATCCGTTTGAACGTCTCTTCCGGAAAACGACTCGTACGGTCAACTTCGTCTGCTTTCGGTTCGATCTCCTTCTTGGCGAAATCCCTTACCATCTCTTTAATCATCTGCTGTTCTTTCGTGAGTGAAAAATTCATTTGATCCTCTCCCTGTTTTATAATGCAGGCGCCGCGCCTGATTTTACTTCTTGATCTGCCATTCTCCATCTGATTTTCCGGCTGTATGTTCCCCTGCTGTAACGATGTACTTCGTTCTGGTCCAGCCTTATGTAAAGGCTTTCATTTTAAAAAAAAAGAAAACAGTCGTGGCGGGACAGTCTGACTGAGCAATCGTTCAGTTTTATTATAGGCAACACTTTTCGAATTGTAAATAAATTTATAGTATTTTGACATTTTGTGAAAAGCTGAACGTTTCTTGAGTGCTCCATTAAACTGGCCGGAACGTTCTTCAACTGCTTAAACACTTCATCGCGTACCTGCCTAAACTATTCCGTGTATGTCCAAGGGCAAAAAGCAGCCTCCCCGGGAGACTGCTGACTGCACTTTCTAATTCATCTAAACAAGTTCAAGCATACGGTCCAGGGCTTTTCGGGCATCTTCGGCAATCTGGTCTGGAACCCGGACCACATTTACCGGTTTCCCGGCATCAATACGGTCAAGAGACCAGGCAAGGTGCGGGAGGTCGATCCGGTTCATCGTGAGGCAAGGGCACATAAACGGGTTCAGGGAAACGATATCCAGGTGCGGATTCGACTGGATCAGCCTGTTTACAAGGTTCATTTCGGTTCCAATTGCCCATTTGCTTTCTCCCGGCGCCTTTTCAATCTGCTCAATAATGTAGCTTGTGGATCCTGCATCATCACTGGCCTGTACTACTTCCCACGTACACTCGGGATGGACAAGAATTCTTCTGTCCGGCTCAGTTTTACGAAGGTTTTCTATGTGGGGCATACGAAAATTTTCATGGACCGAACAGTGACCCTTCCAGAGGATCACGCGGCATTCGTCTGTCTTCACGCTTTCCTCCAGCACATCGGAAATCGGGTCCCAAACGAGCATTTCATCAAGGGGAATTCCCAGATCGTAAGCGGTGTTTCTTCCCAGGTGCTGATCAGGAAGAAACAGAATACGCTTTTTCTGTTCAAGGGCCCACGTAACGATTCTGCGGGCGTTTGAAGACGTCACGCAAGTCCCGCCGTGCCGGCCGACAAATGCTTTGATGGCCGCAGTGGAGTTCACATATGTGAGCGGAATAATCGTGTTACCGAAACGATGCGTTAGAGCCTCCCATGCCCGCTCTGTCTGATCGTAATCAGCCATATCGGCCATCGAACATCCTGCCCTCATATCGGGAAGAATCACCTGCTGGTCGGGATCGGTCAGAATATCTGCCGTTTCTGCCATAAAGTGAACACCGCAAAATACCACAAACCCGGCTTCTCTGTTTGCTGCCGATAACTTTGCCAGCTGCAGTGAATCCCCGGTGTCATCGGCAAACCGGATAATGTCGTCCTTCTGATAATGGTGACCGGGAAGGTAAAGATCACGGCCGAGGCTGTTTTTCACGAAGCTGATCCTTTCAATCAGCTCACGGTCCGTCATTTGTTTATATGTTTCCGGAAGAAGAGACTCTTCTCTTAACAGTGCATCAATCGCGCTCATTTGTTTGTCCTCCTTTTTCTACAAATGCGAGGCTGATATCAAGGGATTTCACCGTGTGTGTAAGGGCGCCCATGGAAATGACACTCACACCGGAGGCAGCATAATCCCTGAGTGTTTCAGAGTTAATGCCGCCTGACACTTCGGTCACAACGGAGCTTGGGACGTGTCTGAGCCAGTTTTTCACCGTTTCCGGGTCTGCATTATCGAACATAATTACGTCAGCACCTGCTTCTACTGCCTCCACCACCTGCTGTTCGGTTTCAGCTTCAACTTCAATTTTCACCATATGGCCGGCAGCGCCGCGAACTCTCGAGACTGCCTCAGCAATTGAACCGCAAGCGGATATATGATTGTCCTTAATCATCACTCCGTCATCAAGCCGGAAACGATGGTTGGACGCTCCCCCTGCACGTACCGCCGCTTTTTCAAGCATACGCAGTCCAGGTGTCGTTTTGCGGGTGTCGGCAATCCGGACCGGAAACCCGTTAACTTCCTTAACAGCCTGGTGAGCAGCGGTAGCAATGCCGCTCAGCCTCTGAACGAGATTTAAAAACACACGCTCTGAGGTGAGGATATCCCTGACCTCCCCTGAGACAGAAGCAATCGTATCCCCTTTTTTCAGTTCGTCTCCGTCCTGCACGCCGCATTCAAACTCTGTTTCCAGACCTAGAGCACTGTATCCGGTCTCCAGTACCTCCCTGCCAAAGAAGATTCCGGGCTCCTTGGCTATGTACCTTGCTTCCCCTTTCTCTCCTTTTGGAAAAATAGCTTCCGTTGTAATATCCTGAAAACCGTTGTCTTCGATCAGCCAGTTTTCCAGTGCCTGTTTGAGTATCCATTGGTTCATTTCGTCTGCACCTCGCCCTGTGTTTGTTGTGTTAGCTGCTGACGGATTCTCCGCCGGCGCCATTTCACATTTTCTGTATTAGGAAGATCCCGCCGGAAATGGGTGCCTCTCGATTCTGATCTTGCCAATGAGGAAGAAGCAAGAAGGTCTGCAGTAATCAGCCCGTTACTCACCTCAATCGCTTCAAGAGGCCAGTAACCTCGGAAACTGTGAAAATGGGATTCAATCCGGCAGTCTTTCAGCCAGGCGAGCAGCTCTTTCAGCCCGTTCTCATCTTTTTCAATTCCTGCGCACCGGGTTACCATCTGTCTGATCATACTTATTGACGGCAGAGCTGCCGGTGGTGCCTCTTCTTTCCAATGTCCGGTTATCCCAGCGTGCTCGAATGCTTTTGCATATTGAAAAATAATATGCCGGGCTGCCTTTTTCCCGAAAACGAGTGTTTCCAGCAGGGAGTTGCTGGCAAGCCGGTTCGCCCCATGGACACCAGTGCAGGCAGCTTCTCCCACTGCATATAGCCCGAGAAGTGTGGATTCCCCGTTAAGCGATGTTTCTATACCGCCGATAGAAAAATGGGCTCCAGGGCGGACAGGAATTCTTCCATCTTCCAGACGGACACCCGCCTGCGTGCAGAGAGCAGCGGCTCCTGGAAACCGTTCCCGGAATTTTTTTACCTTAGTGACGTCAAGCCAGATATCCTCTCTATTTGCAGCAAAAGAAGCCAGCGTTCTTGAAATCACATCTCTTGGCGCCAGATCCTTTCGGGGATGCCATCCCATCATTCTTTCACCGCGGCCGTTTACAAGAACAGCCCCTTCTCCCCGGACAGCTTCTGAAATCAGTCCGTACGCAGTGTTATTCTTATATAAAAGTGTCGGATGAAACTGGACAAATTCCATATCAGTGAGGGCGGCACCTGCACGATACGCCATTGCCAGACCGTCGCCAATAAGGGCGGGATCGTTAGAGGTCACGTCGTAAAGGCCTCCGCATCCGCCAGTGGCAATTATGACAGCAGAAGCTGCTACATACTCCAGAGCACCAGTGTGGATGTCTTTTACAATGACTCCTTTACAAACCCCGCCTGAAACGGCGAGATCGATGACTCTTCTCTGTTCGTCGATCATCAGATCGGAGCAGTCACTCAAAACGTGTTCCATCATTTTCTTTCCAGTCCGGTCGCCGCCTGCATGAAAAATCCGTCTCACCGAGTGGGCGCCTTCCAGACCCAGCCCTTGATCAAATTTCATACCTGAAGCAATCAGGCCCGCAACAGCATCCTTTCCTTCTTTAACCAGGACAGACACCGCCTCGGGATCATTATGATTAAGGCCGGCATCCATCGTATCCATGTAATGCTGTTTCCCATTGTCAGTTTCATGAATGGCAGCTGCAATGCCCCCCTGGGCTTTCCAGGAACTGGCACCAAGAGGGTTTTTTGTGAAAATCATCACATTGAAATGCCCGCTCAGTTCCCTGGCAGCCGTAAGTGCCGCCAGACCGCTTCCGATCACTACGACCGTATTTTTGTCCATCCTCACCCCTCCTGTAAGTTTACAGGTGTCTTGACACATATATTTACATAGATTTAAACTAAACACAACTGTTTTTTGAACTGGGGGATTGGACTGCATGATATTTCTTGATCACGCCTCGACGTCACCAATGAGTGAAAAAGCGCTTAATGTTTATACAGAAGCGGCAAAACGATATTACGGCAACACCGGAAGTCTGCATGAGTACGGATTTTCTGCTGCAAAATTAACGGAGGCTGCGAGAATGGAAGCAGCTCAGGCCTTAGATGTACTTCCGGAAGAAATCTATTTTACGAACGGGGGAACCGAAGGAAACCGAAGAGCTATTCTCTCACTGGTCCTTGCCCGTCCTTCTGAGAAGAAACACATTATTACAAGTTCTGTCGAACACCCTTCCGTACTGTCTGTCTGCCGTGAGCTTGAGGAACGGGGGTATGAAATCACCTATCTTCCGGTAGATTCAACCGGCCTAATTTCGATCAGCGATCTGGATCATGCGATCAGGCAGGAGACCGCACTTGTCACTATTCAGCACGTAAACTCCGAAACAGGAACGATCCAGACTATAGAAGAAATCGGGGCACGCTGCCGTTTCAGCAGCATTCCTTTTCACAGTGACGCCGTTCAGTCACTGGGGAAAATACCGGTTAACCCTTCTGTGATGAATGTTGACAGCCTCACATTCTCTGCTCATAAAGTTAACGGTCCTAAGGGGGCAGGTGCTGTCTACATACGGAAAGGCACACCATGGAAGTGTCCGGACCCGCTCACCTCACCTTCCCATGAGAAAGGGTTCCAGCCCGGTACGGTGAATACACCTGGTATCGCTGCTTTTTGCACAGCTCTTTCTCAGGCTGTGGAACAGCTGGACAAAACGGCATCTCACATGTACACGTTACGCCGTTTCTTTATCAAAATGCTGAAAAACGAAATTCCTGATGCTGTCATTGAAGGTCACCCCAAACGGCATGCCCCTCATATTACAGGCTTTCGCATTCCAGGTGTTGAAGGGCAGTATGTGATGCTTACTCTCGACAGGTACGGCATTTGCGTGTCAACCGGCAGCGCCTGCCAGGTTGCCAAACAGGAAGCATCCCATGTATTATCTTCATTAGGAAAAAGCGATCAGGAAGCCCGTGAATTCGTCCGGATATCCACAGGCAGAAATACCACTTATAAGGAACTTTCCGAGACAGTGCAGCATCTTAAAACACTGGCCAAAGCGTTTAAAAAGGAGGCGTAGACATTGACAGCCGCTGCAAAAAAATGGCGTGGAGAAGAACGAAGGCAGGAAATTACAGCCCTCTTAAAAGACAAATCCCCT
Encoded proteins:
- a CDS encoding cysteine desulfurase family protein, coding for MIFLDHASTSPMSEKALNVYTEAAKRYYGNTGSLHEYGFSAAKLTEAARMEAAQALDVLPEEIYFTNGGTEGNRRAILSLVLARPSEKKHIITSSVEHPSVLSVCRELEERGYEITYLPVDSTGLISISDLDHAIRQETALVTIQHVNSETGTIQTIEEIGARCRFSSIPFHSDAVQSLGKIPVNPSVMNVDSLTFSAHKVNGPKGAGAVYIRKGTPWKCPDPLTSPSHEKGFQPGTVNTPGIAAFCTALSQAVEQLDKTASHMYTLRRFFIKMLKNEIPDAVIEGHPKRHAPHITGFRIPGVEGQYVMLTLDRYGICVSTGSACQVAKQEASHVLSSLGKSDQEAREFVRISTGRNTTYKELSETVQHLKTLAKAFKKEA